In Streptomyces ambofaciens ATCC 23877, a single genomic region encodes these proteins:
- a CDS encoding TadE/TadG family type IV pilus assembly protein, with protein sequence MPYSVRGRARDRGQVAIEYLGFLPILIIVGMAVVQLGLIAYTAQQAGTAARAGARGASLDQSAQAACAAAVSGWLADGTDCPESRGGDEVTVTATVEIPSIVPGWNFGPATRTATMPLDH encoded by the coding sequence ATGCCGTACTCCGTGCGCGGCCGGGCGAGGGACCGGGGCCAGGTGGCCATCGAGTACCTCGGCTTCCTCCCGATCCTGATCATCGTCGGCATGGCCGTCGTACAGCTCGGCCTGATCGCCTACACCGCTCAGCAGGCCGGGACCGCCGCCCGGGCCGGCGCGCGCGGGGCCTCGCTCGACCAAAGCGCGCAGGCGGCGTGCGCGGCGGCCGTCAGCGGCTGGCTGGCCGACGGCACCGACTGCCCGGAGTCCCGGGGCGGCGACGAGGTGACGGTCACCGCCACCGTCGAGATCCCCTCGATCGTCCCGGGCTGGAACTTCGGCCCCGCCACCAGGACCGCCACCATGCCGCTGGACCACTGA
- a CDS encoding type II secretion system F family protein, with protein sequence MELDTLVTLTTGVTLLTCTLAVVGLHSYAAGKAQRDALVDRLSATGRLAPSGRRRRFRTLDRRLRRTRLGRQLELRLAATGLDITPGEFFAYMLASVAGLWLIGQAALAPFFGPLAGLLGIGVAVQFLNWQRQKRIEKFINQLPELARILANATQAGLALRTAIGMAAEELEAPAGEELGKVADQLALGASMDDALGELGERLPSRELVVLVTTLVLSNRAGGQVVSALRNLTETLEERKETRREVRTQLSQVSMTSYAVPVLGVGSLFLMNGVKDGALERMTGSPAGQAAVIIAFALYAVGFVLIRRLSRIDV encoded by the coding sequence ATGGAACTGGACACGCTCGTCACGCTCACCACCGGCGTCACGCTGCTCACCTGCACCCTGGCGGTCGTGGGCCTGCACTCCTACGCCGCCGGCAAGGCCCAGCGCGACGCCCTGGTCGACCGCCTCTCCGCCACGGGCCGGCTCGCCCCCTCCGGCCGCCGGCGCCGCTTCCGCACCCTGGACCGCCGCCTGCGCCGCACGAGACTCGGCCGGCAGCTGGAGCTCCGCCTGGCGGCGACCGGCCTGGACATCACACCCGGCGAGTTCTTCGCCTACATGCTCGCGTCGGTCGCCGGCCTGTGGCTGATCGGCCAGGCCGCCCTGGCACCCTTCTTCGGCCCGCTCGCCGGCCTCCTCGGCATCGGGGTGGCGGTGCAGTTCCTGAACTGGCAGCGCCAGAAACGCATCGAGAAGTTCATCAACCAGCTCCCCGAACTCGCCCGCATCCTCGCCAACGCCACCCAGGCCGGCCTCGCCCTGCGCACCGCCATCGGCATGGCCGCGGAGGAGCTGGAGGCCCCGGCGGGCGAGGAGCTCGGCAAGGTGGCCGACCAACTGGCCCTCGGCGCCTCGATGGACGACGCCCTCGGTGAACTCGGCGAGCGCCTCCCCTCCCGCGAACTCGTCGTCCTGGTCACCACCCTCGTCCTGTCCAACCGCGCGGGCGGCCAGGTGGTCAGCGCCCTGCGCAACCTGACGGAGACGCTGGAGGAGCGCAAGGAGACCCGGCGCGAGGTCCGCACCCAGCTCTCCCAGGTGAGCATGACCTCGTACGCCGTCCCCGTCCTCGGTGTCGGCTCGTTGTTCCTCATGAACGGCGTGAAGGACGGCGCCCTGGAGCGCATGACGGGCTCCCCGGCCGGCCAGGCCGCGGTGATCATCGCCTTCGCGCTCTACGCCGTCGGCTTCGTCCTCATCCGCCGCCTGTCCCGCATCGACGTCTGA
- the cpaB gene encoding Flp pilus assembly protein CpaB, producing MNSRQRRGIILLILSVLCALGAFAGVLSVVNDVKSKVGPEVTAYRLKNEVQPYTPLDAGQFERIEMPERWLSENAVTDLGQVRGKIAVTTLKAGSLLQSDMIVDQPALQPGQQEVAIMIDAATGVAGKITPGSTVNVYATFEGEREGDPAQSKIIVTNARVIDVGDLTALKPDEDSRDREPTDAVPITFALSTIDAQRITYAESFAQRVRLALVAPGGGTTVPDKDRTYELAKDK from the coding sequence ATGAACTCCCGTCAGCGCCGCGGCATCATCCTGCTGATCCTGTCGGTCCTGTGCGCCCTCGGCGCGTTCGCCGGCGTGCTGTCCGTCGTCAACGACGTGAAGTCCAAGGTCGGGCCCGAGGTCACCGCCTACCGGCTCAAGAACGAGGTGCAGCCCTACACGCCCCTCGACGCGGGGCAGTTCGAGAGGATCGAGATGCCCGAGCGCTGGCTGTCGGAGAACGCCGTCACCGACCTCGGCCAGGTCCGCGGGAAGATCGCGGTGACGACGCTGAAGGCGGGCTCGCTGCTCCAGAGCGACATGATCGTCGACCAGCCCGCCCTTCAGCCGGGGCAGCAGGAGGTCGCCATCATGATCGACGCGGCGACCGGCGTGGCCGGCAAGATCACGCCGGGCTCCACCGTCAACGTGTACGCGACCTTCGAGGGGGAGCGGGAGGGGGACCCCGCCCAGTCCAAGATCATCGTGACGAACGCCCGGGTCATCGACGTCGGCGACCTGACCGCGCTGAAGCCCGACGAGGACAGCCGCGACCGCGAACCCACCGACGCCGTCCCCATCACCTTCGCACTGTCCACCATCGACGCCCAGCGCATCACCTACGCCGAGTCGTTCGCCCAGCGGGTCCGGCTCGCGCTGGTGGCACCCGGCGGCGGCACCACGGTCCCGGACAAGGACCGGACGTACGAACTCGCGAAGGACAAGTGA
- a CDS encoding AAA family ATPase gives MPTRILPAVGDADAARSVTTLLSQLPDAEPVAPVVDSTQLVDTLARLAAESVDELPEVVVVHERIGPVPALELIREVALRFPAVGVILVTSDPGPGLFQAAMDHGARGLVALPLNYEELASRVHAVAQWSVGVRRHLGSGGDVFTGAGGTVVTVSGAKGGVGASLTAIQLALAAQASGRPTALVDMDLQTGDIASYLDVQFRRSVADLATITDISPRVLADAVFRHDTGLALLLAPGEGERGEDVTDRAARQIVGALRSRYEVVVIDCGAQLGGAGAAAVEMADTALLVTTPDVVAVRGAKRAVRMWDRLQIRKAEETTVVVNRHTRATEIQPALIQRITGTLVAATAVPANFKELQGAVDAGRVHELDSRSTVKQALWALAGELGLVKAAAADRKGGRFRGDRGSAGIRRRKDGGG, from the coding sequence ATGCCCACGAGGATCCTCCCGGCAGTCGGCGACGCGGACGCCGCACGGTCCGTCACGACCCTGCTCAGCCAGCTCCCGGACGCCGAACCGGTGGCCCCGGTCGTCGACTCCACCCAACTCGTCGACACCCTCGCCCGGCTGGCCGCCGAGTCGGTCGACGAACTGCCCGAGGTCGTCGTCGTCCACGAGCGCATCGGCCCGGTACCGGCCCTGGAGCTGATCCGCGAGGTCGCCCTGCGCTTCCCCGCCGTCGGCGTCATCCTTGTCACCTCCGACCCCGGCCCCGGCCTCTTCCAGGCCGCCATGGACCACGGCGCCCGCGGTCTGGTCGCCCTGCCGCTCAACTACGAGGAACTCGCCAGCCGCGTCCACGCGGTCGCCCAGTGGTCCGTGGGCGTACGCCGGCATCTGGGCAGCGGCGGCGACGTGTTCACCGGGGCCGGCGGCACCGTCGTCACGGTCAGCGGCGCCAAGGGCGGGGTGGGGGCCTCCCTCACGGCGATCCAGCTGGCCCTCGCCGCCCAGGCGTCGGGCCGTCCCACCGCCCTGGTCGACATGGACCTCCAGACCGGCGACATCGCCTCCTACCTGGACGTCCAGTTCCGCCGGTCCGTGGCCGACCTCGCCACCATCACGGACATCTCCCCGCGGGTCCTGGCCGACGCCGTCTTCCGCCACGACACCGGCCTCGCCCTGCTGCTCGCCCCCGGCGAGGGGGAACGCGGCGAGGACGTCACCGACCGCGCCGCCCGCCAGATCGTCGGCGCCCTGCGCTCCCGCTACGAGGTCGTCGTCATCGACTGCGGCGCCCAGCTCGGGGGCGCCGGGGCGGCGGCGGTGGAGATGGCCGACACGGCGCTGCTGGTCACCACCCCGGACGTGGTCGCCGTGCGGGGCGCCAAGCGGGCGGTGCGGATGTGGGACCGGCTGCAGATCCGCAAGGCGGAGGAGACCACCGTGGTCGTCAACCGGCACACCCGCGCCACGGAGATCCAGCCCGCGCTGATCCAGAGGATCACCGGCACGCTGGTCGCCGCCACCGCCGTCCCCGCCAACTTCAAGGAGCTCCAGGGCGCCGTGGACGCCGGCCGCGTCCACGAACTGGACAGCAGGAGCACGGTGAAGCAGGCCCTGTGGGCCCTCGCGGGCGAACTGGGCCTGGTCAAGGCGGCCGCGGCCGACCGGAAGGGCGGCCGGTTCCGCGGCGACCGGGGGTCGGCGGGCATCCGGCGGCGGAAGGACGGTGGGGGATGA
- a CDS encoding DUF5936 domain-containing protein, with amino-acid sequence MTPGLLLAALMAVSVWGVFAGIRMYRADAKLPGDLALALEVGSTRTGAVDSLIDRMGMRYAPAVLRLMGPALVARYRRRIDLAGNPGGLTIDRYAARRAVYGFLGAVGFLVFLLRGQYVVALLLLAFGAFWTEVGIWSAIRIRKDVIERTLPDFLDVLAVVVSAGLGFRQALDRVATRYEGPWADELRITLRQMDLGMSRREAFAELRRRNDSEQVAMFVTALQQGEELGAPIVDTLVSLAKDMRRTDAQNARRKAARAVPKATMMITTFMVPATMILLGAGLILGSGTDFGSITGE; translated from the coding sequence ATGACACCGGGACTGCTCCTCGCCGCGCTCATGGCCGTGAGCGTCTGGGGCGTCTTCGCCGGCATCCGCATGTACCGGGCCGACGCCAAGCTCCCCGGCGACCTCGCCCTCGCCCTGGAGGTCGGCTCCACCCGCACCGGCGCCGTCGACTCCCTCATCGACCGCATGGGCATGCGGTACGCCCCCGCCGTCCTGCGCCTGATGGGCCCGGCCCTGGTCGCCCGGTACCGCCGCCGCATCGACCTGGCCGGCAACCCCGGCGGCCTGACCATCGACCGCTACGCCGCCCGCCGCGCGGTCTACGGCTTCCTGGGCGCCGTCGGGTTCCTCGTCTTCCTCCTCCGCGGCCAGTACGTGGTCGCCCTGCTCCTCCTCGCCTTCGGCGCGTTCTGGACGGAGGTCGGCATCTGGTCGGCGATCCGCATCCGCAAGGACGTGATCGAGCGCACCCTTCCCGACTTCCTGGACGTGCTGGCGGTCGTGGTCAGCGCCGGCCTCGGCTTCCGCCAGGCCCTGGACCGCGTGGCCACCCGTTACGAGGGCCCCTGGGCGGACGAACTCCGCATCACCCTGCGCCAGATGGACCTGGGCATGAGCCGCCGCGAGGCCTTCGCGGAGCTGCGCCGGCGCAACGACTCCGAACAGGTGGCGATGTTCGTGACCGCACTCCAGCAGGGCGAGGAACTGGGCGCCCCCATCGTCGACACCCTGGTCTCGCTGGCCAAGGACATGCGCCGCACCGACGCCCAGAACGCCCGCCGCAAGGCGGCCCGCGCGGTACCCAAGGCCACGATGATGATCACGACCTTCATGGTCCCGGCCACGATGATCCTCCTCGGCGCAGGTCTGATCCTGGGCTCGGGGACGGACTTCGGGTCCATCACGGGGGAGTAG
- a CDS encoding CpaF family protein — protein MSLRARIHSPEEHGSRGEDTHLVASYRAKLLEEIDLAEMSSLATAERRARLERVLGHIISREGPVLSTVERAQLIRRVVDEALGLGILEPLLEDASITEIMVNGPDAIFVERGGRVEQLPLRFASNDQLMQTIERIVSTVNRRVDESNPMVDARLPSGERVNVIIPPLSLTGATLTIRRFPRSFTLQELIGLGSLDEHMLYLLAGLVRARFNIIVSGATGTGKTTLLNALSGLIPETERIITIEDSAELQLQQAHVIRLESRPPNVEGQGRVTIRDLVRNSLRMRPDRIVVGEVRGGESLDMLQAMSTGHDGSLATVHANSAEDALMRLQTLASMSDVEIPFVALHDQINSSVDVIVQLTRFADGARRITEIALLASHGGEPYRLATVARFNARPMTGDGRVDGVFEYHPLPRRTAERLYMASQPIPQAFGVAHTADQLATREAR, from the coding sequence ATGAGCCTGCGCGCACGCATCCACTCCCCCGAGGAGCACGGCAGCCGGGGCGAGGACACGCACCTGGTGGCCTCCTACCGGGCCAAGCTGCTGGAGGAGATCGACCTCGCCGAGATGAGTTCGCTGGCGACGGCCGAGCGCCGGGCCCGCCTCGAACGGGTCCTCGGCCACATCATCAGCCGCGAGGGCCCGGTCCTCTCCACCGTCGAACGCGCCCAGCTGATCCGCCGGGTCGTGGACGAGGCCCTCGGCCTCGGCATCCTGGAACCGCTGCTGGAGGACGCCTCGATCACGGAGATCATGGTCAACGGCCCGGACGCGATCTTCGTGGAGCGCGGGGGCCGCGTCGAGCAGCTCCCGCTCCGCTTCGCCTCCAACGACCAGCTGATGCAGACCATCGAACGCATCGTCTCGACGGTCAACCGCCGCGTGGACGAGTCCAACCCGATGGTCGACGCCCGCCTCCCCTCCGGAGAGCGCGTCAACGTCATCATCCCGCCGCTGTCCCTGACCGGCGCCACCCTCACCATCCGCCGCTTCCCCCGCTCCTTCACCCTCCAGGAACTGATCGGCCTCGGCTCGCTCGACGAGCACATGCTGTACCTGCTCGCCGGCCTGGTGCGGGCCCGCTTCAACATCATCGTCTCCGGCGCGACCGGCACCGGGAAGACCACCCTCCTCAACGCCCTCTCCGGCCTGATCCCGGAGACCGAACGCATCATCACCATCGAGGACTCGGCGGAACTCCAGCTCCAGCAGGCCCACGTGATCCGGCTGGAGTCCCGTCCGCCCAACGTCGAGGGCCAGGGCCGGGTCACGATCCGCGACCTGGTCCGCAACTCGCTGCGCATGCGCCCCGACCGCATCGTCGTCGGCGAGGTCCGCGGCGGCGAGTCGCTGGACATGCTCCAGGCCATGTCGACCGGCCACGACGGCTCCCTCGCCACCGTGCACGCCAACAGCGCCGAGGACGCCCTGATGCGGCTCCAGACCCTCGCCTCCATGTCGGACGTCGAGATCCCCTTCGTCGCCCTGCACGACCAGATCAACAGCTCCGTCGACGTCATCGTCCAGCTCACCCGGTTCGCCGACGGCGCCCGCCGCATCACGGAGATCGCCCTGCTGGCCAGCCACGGCGGCGAGCCGTACCGCCTGGCCACGGTCGCCCGCTTCAACGCCCGGCCGATGACCGGCGACGGCCGCGTCGACGGCGTCTTCGAGTACCACCCCCTGCCGCGCCGCACCGCCGAACGCCTCTACATGGCGAGCCAGCCCATCCCGCAGGCCTTCGGCGTGGCCCACACCGCGGACCAGCTCGCCACCCGAGAAGCCAGGTAG